A window from Scyliorhinus canicula chromosome 19, sScyCan1.1, whole genome shotgun sequence encodes these proteins:
- the ttc36 gene encoding tetratricopeptide repeat protein 36: protein MATLSDQMVLQVIFNPNNPYGDNLGLEAEVELTDDDSKFDPALVKQAKDLELHGISLTESGNVDAAVEIFSQAIAIIPERASGYNNRAQTLRLKGDTTGAMSDLNKAVELSRGRGRTASLALVQRGILHRLCGQDQEALQDFKQAAELGNGFAKGQVTLMNPYAALCNRMLAKMVAKLRNPGPPASPSV from the exons ATGGCTACCCTCAGTGATCAGATGGTGCTCCAAGTCATCTTCAACCCCAACAATCCCTATGGTGACAACCTTGGGTTGGAAGCAGAGGTAGAGTTAACTGATGATG ATAGCAAGTTTGATCCAGCCCTAGTGAAACAGGCTAAAGACTTGGAACTGCATGGAATTTCCCTTACGGAGTCTGGGAATGTGGATGCAGCTGTGGAAATATTCAGTCAAGCCATAGCGATCATTCCTGAGAGAGCATCTGGCTACAACAACCGAGCACAAACTCTGCGTCTGAAAGGAGACACAACAG GGGCGATGAGTGACCTAAACAAAGCGGTGGAGCTGAGCAGAGGAAGAGGACGGACGGCCAGCCTGGCATTGGTCCAGCGAGGTATCCTCCACCGACTCTGTGGACAGGACCAAGAGGCTCTGCAGGACTTCaaacaggcagcagaactgggcAATGGGTTTGCCAAGGGCCAAGTGACCCTCATGAATCCCTATGCAGCTCTTTGCAATCGCAtgctggccaagatggtggccaagCTCAGGAATCCAGGGCCACCTGCGTCACCCTCTGTTTGA